The Mycolicibacterium brumae DNA window TGCGCGGCCCCGGGCTGTGATCTCTTCCGATCGGGATTAATCGGGGTCTCGGATTTGTTGTGACGGTGGTTCGGGGCTGGGGACAATCACCCGACCCGTTTCTTTCGATAGACATCAACGAGTTGGAAGGCTGCTGCCTGTTATGAGCAAAACTGTTTCCGCCTACGCCGCGACGTCGGCCACCGAGCCGCTGGCCAGGACCACCATCTCCCGCCGCGACGTCGGCCCGCACGACGTGGCCTTCGACATCAAGTTCGCCGGGATCTGCCACTCCGACATCCACACCGTGAAGGCCGAGTGGGGCGCCCCGAACTACCCGGTGGTGCCGGGCCACGAGATCGCCGGGGTGGTCACCGAGGTCGGCTCGGAGGTCACCAGGTATCAGGTCGGCGACCGGGTCGGGGTCGGGTGTTTCGTCGACTCCTGCCGGGAGTGCGAGAACTGCGTCGCGGGCCTGGAGCAGTACTGCACCGGCCGCGGCGGCATGCGCGGCACCTATAACTCCGTCGGTCGCGACGGCTCCCCCACCTACGGCGGCTACAGCCAGTCCATCGTGGTCGACGAGAACTATGTGCTGCGGATCCCGGATGCCATCGCCCTGGACGCGGCCGCTCCGCTGCTCTGCGCCGGCATCACGCTGTACTCCCCGCTGCGGAACTGGAAGGCCGGGCCCGGCATGAGCGTCGCGGTCGTCGGACTCGGCGGTCTGGGCCACATGGGCGTCAAGCTGGCCGCCGCGATGGGCGCCGAAGTCACCGTGCTCAGCCAGTCGCTGAAGAAGATGGAGGACGGATTGCGTTTGGGCGCAAGCCATTACTACGCGACCAGCGACCCGGACACCTTCAAGAAGCTGCGCAACAGCTTCGATCTGATCCTCAACACCGTGTCGGCGAATCTCGACCTGGGCGC harbors:
- a CDS encoding NAD(P)-dependent alcohol dehydrogenase produces the protein MSKTVSAYAATSATEPLARTTISRRDVGPHDVAFDIKFAGICHSDIHTVKAEWGAPNYPVVPGHEIAGVVTEVGSEVTRYQVGDRVGVGCFVDSCRECENCVAGLEQYCTGRGGMRGTYNSVGRDGSPTYGGYSQSIVVDENYVLRIPDAIALDAAAPLLCAGITLYSPLRNWKAGPGMSVAVVGLGGLGHMGVKLAAAMGAEVTVLSQSLKKMEDGLRLGASHYYATSDPDTFKKLRNSFDLILNTVSANLDLGAYLSLLKVDGTLVELGMPEHAMTVPPFPLAGMRRSLSGSMIGGIAETQEMLDFCAEHGVTPEIEVIDASYVNEAYERVLASDVRYRFVIDASTI